In the genome of Xyrauchen texanus isolate HMW12.3.18 chromosome 33, RBS_HiC_50CHRs, whole genome shotgun sequence, one region contains:
- the LOC127626902 gene encoding angiotensin-converting enzyme-like translates to MHWAVVLLAFISTSTALKPDWSPGDYLMTEEGALKFVDEYNSTAEEVFYFSTEASWNYNTNLTEHNSQLQVSASLEEQAFTEAWGLKAKATFSDSLMDTFNPELKKIIKKISVLGAANLPTTERERYNTILSKMDSIYSKAKVCPSLEECWSLEPELTEIMATSRSYKRLLYAWEGWHNASGVPLRAVYPEFVELSNKASKMDGFEDTGEYWRSWYESPSFEKDLENLFTQLEPLYQNLHAYVRRKLYDYYGPKYINLKGPIPAHLLGNMWSQTWNNIYNMMIPFPGKPNVDVTDTMVALGYNATHMFWVAEEFFESLGLDKMPYEFWNKSMLEKPTDGTEVVCHASAWDFYNRKDFRIKQCTTVTMEQLFTVHHEMGHIQYYLQYQDQPVSFRGGANPGFHEAIGDVLSLSVSTPKHLNTIGLLDQVTDDAESDINYLLKMALEKIAFLPFGYLIDQWRWGVFSGRTPPERYNAEWWYLRKKYQGICPPVRRTEEHFDAGAKYHIPGNTPYIRYFVSFILQFQFHEKLCQEAGHTGPLHTCDIYRSHQAGAVLQKVLQAGSSKPWTEVLQEAIGTDKMNANSLMKYFEPVITWLLEQNNKTGETLGWPDFNWVPPVPEGYPEDIGKITDEIQAKKFLDEYNSTAEVVWNAYTEASWTYNTDITEANKEIMLEKNLEMANHTKIYGLEARKFDTSDFQDESVKRILDKLGDLERASLPEEQLIEYNNLLASMETLYSVATVCKDESNCLPLDPDLNKIMAESRDYDELLFAWQGWRNASGRELRSSYNRYVELANLAAQSNGHADNGAFWRSLYETPTFEQDLEALWKDLEPLYLNVHTYVRRGLYKKYGPERINLKGPIPAHLLGNMWAQTWSSIMDLVIPYPDATQVDATPAMVAQGWKPRRMFEESDQFFTSLGLKPMPEEFWNKSMLEKPTDGREVVCHASAWDFYNRKDFRIKQCTVVTMDDLITVHHEMGHVQYFLQYKDQPISFRDGANPGFHEAIGDVLALSVSTPKHLQSIGLLDKVEDNKESTINFLMSIALDKIAFLPFGYLMDQWRWKVFDGRISSSDYNKEWWNLRMKYQGLCPPVSRTEEDFDPGAKFHIPANVPYVRYFVSFVIQFQFHKALCEAAGQPAPLHNCDIYKSKEAGRLLGDVMKMGFNKPWPVAMTLITGQPKMSVQPLMEYFQPLIEWLEQENKKNGDILGWPEYNWVPYKIIPVTTVPEDNPKAVSFLGLNVDEAGATAGQWILLVLSLVFLLGIIFLAYKYSKTKRLQDKSMSQMELK, encoded by the exons ATGCATTGGGCAGTGGTGCTGCTGGCTTTCATCAGCACAAGCACAGCTCTGAAACCAGACTGGAGCCCGGGGGACTATCTTATGACAGAGGAAGGGGCTCTGAAGTTTGTGGACGAGTACAACTCAACTGCTGAGGAGGTCTTCTACTTCAGCACAGAGGCCAGCTGGAACTACAACACCAACCTGACGGAACACAATTCCCAACTGCAG GTATCTGCATCTTTGGAGGAGCAGGCTTTCACAGAGGCATGGGGTCTCAAAGCAAAGGCTACATTCTCCGATTCTCTCATGGACACCTTTAACCCTGAACTGAAGAAAATCATCAAAAAAATCAGTGTTCTGGGAGCCGCCAACCTCCccaccacagagagagagagg TACAACACCATTCTAAGCAAGATGGATAGCATCTACTCAAAGGCAAAGGTGTGCCCCAGTCTGGAAGAATGCTGGTCTTTGGAGCCTG AGCTCACAGAGATCATGGCTACGTCAAGAAGCTATAAGAGGCTTCTTTACGCCTGGGAGGGCTGGCACAATGCCTCAGGAGTTCCGCTCAGAGCTGTCTACCCTGAGTTTGTAGAGCTCAGCAACAAGGCATCTAAAATGGATG GCTTTGAAGACACAGGCGAATACTGGCGTTCCTGGTATGAATCTCCATCCTTTGAGAAAGACCTTGAAAATCTGTTTACACAGCTGGAACCTCTTTACCAGAACCTGCACGCATATGTCCGCCGCAAGCTCTATGACTACTATGGTCCTAAATACATCAACCTCAAGGGTCCCATCCCTGCCCACCTACTGG GGAACATGTGGTCACAGACTTGGAACAACATCTACAATATGATGATACCTTTTCCTGGCAAACCCAACGTAGATGTGACTGACACCATGGTTGCTCTA GGCTACAATGCCACTCACATGTTCTGGGTGGCTGAGGAGTTCTTTGAGAGTCTGGGTTTGGATAAGATGCCTTACGAGTTTTGGAACAAGTCCATGCTGGAAAAACCTACTGATGGAACGGAGGTGGTGTGCCATGCCTCTGCCTGGGACTTCTACAACCGAAAAGACTTCAG GATCAAACAATGCACCACAGTGACTATGGAACAGCTTTTCACTGTGCACCATGAGATGGGCCATATTCAATATTATCTTCAGTACCAAGACCAGCCGGTTAGCTTCAGGGGAGGAGCAAATCCTGGCTTCCATGAGGCCATTGGAGATGTTCTGTCTCTTTCTGTGTCCACACCAAAACATCTCAACACCATTGGCCTTCTGGATCAAGTGACTGATGATGCTG AGAGTGACATAAACTACCTATTGAAGATGGCTTTAGAGAAGATTGCCTTTCTTCCTTTCGGATACCTTATTGATCAGTGGCGCTGGGGTGTGTTTAGTGGACGCACACCACCTGAGCGTTACAATGCAGAATGGTGGTACCTCAG GAAAAAGTACCAGGGAATCTGTCCTCCAGTTAGACGGACAGAGGAACATTTTGATGCTGGAGCAAAATACCACATTCCTGGGAATACTCCATACATTAG ATACTTCGTGAGCTTCATTCTTCAGTTTCAGTTCCACGAGAAACTGTGTCAGGAAGCCGGACATACTGGACCTCTCCACACATGTGACATCTACAGATCACACCAGGCTGGAGctgttttaca GAAAGTCTTGCAGGCTGGCTCTTCAAAGCCTTGGACAGAAGTACTACAGGAAGCTATTGGCACGGACAAAATGAATGCCAACTCCCTGATGAAATATTTTGAGCCAGTTATTACCTGGCTACTGGAACAGAATAACAAAACAGGAGAGACCCTGGGCTGGCCCGATTTTAATTGGGTGCCACCAGTACCAGAGGGCTACCCTGAAGACATTG GTAAGATAACAGATGAGATTCAGGCAAAAAAGTTCTTGGACGAATACAACAGCACAGCTGAGGTGGTCTGGAATGCGTACACTGAAGCCTCCTGGACCTACAACACTGACATCACAGAGGCCAACAAGGAGATCATG CTGGAAAAAAACTTGGAGATGGCCAATCACACAAAGATCTATGGGCTCGAGGCACGTAAATTTGACACCAGCGACTTCCAGGATGAATCAGTGAAGAGAATCCTGGATAAACTGGGTGATCTTGAGAGAGCTTCACTTCCTGAAGAACAACTCATAGag TACAACAATTTGCTAGCTTCCATGGAGACCCTATACAGTGTAGCGACCGTCTGCAAGGATGAATCAAATTGTCTGCCTTTGGATCCAG aTCTGAATAAGATCATGGCGGAGTCGAGGGATTATGACGAGCTGCTGTTTGCCTGGCAGGGTTGGCGTAATGCCTCGGGCAGAGAGCTCCGCAGCAGCTACAACAGATATGTGGAGCTTGCCAACTTAGCTGCACAGAGCAATG GTCATGCAGATAATGGGGCATTCTGGCGTTCTCTATATGAGACCCCCACCTTTGAACAAGATCTGGAAGCCTTGTGGAAAGATCTAGAGCCACTCTACCTCAATGTTCATACCTATGTGCGCAGGGGCCTGTACAAGAAATATGGACCCGAACGCATCAATCTTAAAGGACCAATTCCAGCTCATCTACTTG gCAACATGTGGGCTCAAACATGGTCTAGTATCATGGATCTTGTTATTCCTTACCCTGATGCCACACAAGTGGATGCCACACCAGCCATGGTTGCACAA GGTTGGAAGCCCAGGCGAATGTTCGAGGAATCAGACCAATTCTTCACTTCTTTGGGTCTTAAACCCATGCCTGAAGAGTTTTGGAACAAATCCATGCTGGAAAAACCAACCGATGGCCGTGAGGTGGTGTGCCATGCATCCGCTTGGGACTTCTACAACCGCAAAGACTTCAG GATCAAGCAGTGCACTGTGGTGACCATGGATGACCTCATCACTGTGCACCATGAGATGGGCCATGTTCAGTATTTCCTGCAGTATAAGGATCAACCCATTTCCTTCCGCGATGGTGCCAACCCTGGATTCCATGAGGCCATTGGTGATGTTTTGGCCCTGTCAGTGTCTACACCTAAACATCTTCAGAGCATTGGCCTGCTCGACAAGGTGGAGGACAACAAAG AGAGCACAATCAACTTCCTGATGAGCATTGCCTTGGATAAGATTGCTTTCCTGCCTTTTGGCTATCTGATGGACCAGTGGAGGTGGAAAGTATTTGATGGCCGGATCTCAAGCTCAGATTACAACAAAGAGTGGTGGAACTTGAG AATGAAGTACCAGGGATTGTGTCCTCCTGTATCTCGCACTGAAGAAGACTTTGACCCTGGTGCAAAGTTCCACATCCCAGCCAATGTTCCCTATGTCAg GTACTTTGTGAGTTTTGTAATCCAGTTCCAGTTCCACAAGGCCCTGTGTGAAGCCGCTGGTCAGCCAGCACCACTCCACAACTGTGACATCTACAAATCCAAAGAAGCAGGGAGGCTCCTGGG CGATGTGATGAAGATGGGCTTCAATAAACCCTGGCCCGTGGCGATGACTTTGATTACTGGCCAACCCAAAATGTCTGTCCAGCCACTGATGGAGTACTTCCAACCGCTCATTGAGTGGCTAG